One stretch of Vulpes lagopus strain Blue_001 chromosome X, ASM1834538v1, whole genome shotgun sequence DNA includes these proteins:
- the LOC121482418 gene encoding proteasome maturation protein-like: MNVRGLGSQLKDSIPVTELSASGTFEQRDLLRKGLPCVKNELLPSHPLELTEKNFQLNQDKMNFSTLRNIQGLFAPLKLQMEFKAVQQVQRLPFLPSSNLSLDILRGNEETIGFEDILNDMSQVN; encoded by the coding sequence ATGAATGTCAGAGGACTTGGATCTCAGCTGAAGGACAGTATTCCAGTTACTGAACTTTCAGCAAGTGGAACTTTTGAACAGCGTGATCTTCTTCGAAAAGGTCTCCCTTGTGTGAAAAATGAGCTTTTGCCCAGTCATCCTCttgaattaacagaaaaaaatttccagctcaaccaagataaaatgaatttttctaccttaagaaacaTCCAAGGTCTGTTTGCTCCACTAAAATTACAAATGGAATTCAAGGCAGTGCAGCAGGTTCAGCGTCTTCCATTTCTCCCAAGCTCAAACCTTTCATTGGATATTTTAAGGGGTAATGAAGAGACTATTGGATTTGAAGATATTCTTAATGACATGTCACAAGTGAACTAA